Proteins found in one Panicum hallii strain FIL2 chromosome 4, PHallii_v3.1, whole genome shotgun sequence genomic segment:
- the LOC112889405 gene encoding protein EXORDIUM-like 2 produces the protein MGELKKPAFLPLQIISIVAIVLLSTAPPRCAAFNPRMLFLVKPDPIVLRDHGGALLTGNLTVNLLFYGRFAPAQRAIVADFVRSLSAAPRHPVAAPTVASWWRTTSLYRGGGSRVALGRQVLDERMSLGRGPLSPGNVTALARAAGHHRGAVTAVLTAADVAVAPFCVSRCGIHGRDRGGAHGRARYTYLWAGNPARQCPGQCAWPFHQPLHGPQAPPLVPPNGDVGADGMVISLAALLAGTVTNPYGDGYYQGEDAGAGLEAATACAGIFGSGAYPGYPGKLLTDPATGASYNAIGLGGRKYLLPALWDPTTSQCRTLV, from the coding sequence ATGGGCGAGCTCAAGAAGCCGGCGTTCCTGCCGCTGCAGATCATCTCCATCGTCGCCATCGTCCTGCTGAGCACGGCGCCGCCGCGGTGCGCGGCGTTCAACCCGCGCATGCTGTTCCTGGTGAAGCCGGACCCGATTGTCCTGCGGGACCACGGCGGCGCGCTGCTCACGGGGAACCTCACCGTCAACCTGCTCTTCTACGGCCGCTTCGCCCCGGCGCAGCGCGCGATCGTGGCCGACTTCGTCCGCTCCCTCTCGGCCGCGCCCCGGCACCCGGTCGCCGCCCCGACCGTGGCGTCGTGGTGGCGGACCACCTCGCTGtaccgcggcggcggctcgcgggTGGCGCTCGGCAGGCAGGTCCTGGACGAGCGCATGTCGCTGGGCCGGGGCCCGCTCTCGCCGGGCAACGTGACGGCGCTGGCGCGCGCCGCGGGGCACCACCGGGGCGCCGTCACGGCCGTGCTAACGGCCGCCGACGTCGCCGTGGCTCCCTTCTGCGTGTCGCGGTGCGGCATCCACGGCCGCGaccgcggcggcgcgcacggCCGGGCGCGGTACACGTACCTGTGGGCGGGGAACCCCGCGCGGCAGTGCCCCGGCCAGTGCGCGTGGCCGTTCCACCAGCCGCTGCACGGGCCCCAGGCCCCGCCGCTCGTGCCGCCCAACGGTGACGTCGGCGCCGACGGCATGGTCATCAGCCTCGCCGCGCTCCTCGCCGGCACTGTCACCAACCCCTACGGGGACGGGTACTACCAGGGCGAGGACGCCGGCGCCGGGCTGGAGGCCGCCACGGCGTGCGCCGGGATCTTCGGGAGCGGGGCCTACCCCGGCTACCCCGGGAAGCTGCTCACGGACCCGGCCACCGGCGCGAGCTACAACGCCATCGGGCTGGGCGGGAGGAAGTACCTGCTCCCGGCGTTGTGGGACCCGACCACCTCGCAGTGCAGGACACTTGTCTAG
- the LOC112888486 gene encoding protein EXORDIUM-like: MAEHGALLLLLMALAVTMAPPSAAFLVQPQPNLLTYHNGAVLSGDIPVSILWYGRFTPAQKAVVSDFLLSLSAPPRGAPSSSPSPSVAQWWSSINRLYLSKAAAVSKNGANGAGARNARVVLAGQVSDEACSLGKNLKMSQLPALAAAARPAKAGGIALVLTAQDVAVEGFCASRCGHHGSYGGGAGSSSRAAYAWVGNPAAQCPGQCAWPFHQPAYGPQAPPLVPPSGDAGMDGAVISVASMVAGAVTNPFGDGFYQGDRAAPLEAATACAGVYASGAYPGYAGRLLVDAATGASYNAHGARGRKYLLPALFDPDTSACSTLV, translated from the coding sequence ATGGCCGAGCACGGTGCCCTCCTCCTGCTACTGATGGCGCTTGCCGTGACCATGGCCCCGCCGTCAGCGGCGTTCCTGGTCCAGCCCCAGCCGAACCTCCTCACGTACCACAACGGCGCCGTGCTGAGCGGCGACATCCCCGTCTCCATCCTCTGGTACGGCCGCTTCACGCCGGCGCAGAAGGCCGTCGTCTCCgacttcctcctctccctctccgccccgccgcgggGGGCGCCGTCGTCGTCCCCCTCCCCGTCCGTCGCACAGTGGTGGAGCAGCATCAACCGGCTCTACCTATCCAAGGCGGCGGCCGTCAGCAAGAACGGCGCGAACGGCGCCGGCGCCAGGAACGCGCGGGTGGTCCTGGCCGGGCAGGTCTCGGACGAGGCGTGCTCGCTGGGGAAGAACCTGAAGATGTCCCAGCTCCCGGCGCTCGCGGCCGCGGCGCGCCCCGCGAAGGCCGGCGGCATCGCGCTGGTGCTCACGGCGCAGGACGTGGCGGTGGAGGGCTTCTGCGCGAGCCGGTGCGGGCACCACGGGTcgtacggcggcggcgcggggtcgTCGTCCCGCGCGGCGTACGCGTGGGTGGGCAACCCGGCCGCGCAGTGCCCGGGGCAGTGCGCGTGGCCGTTCCACCAGCCGGCGTACGGGCCGCAGGCGCCGCCGCTGGTGCCGCCGAGCGGGGACGCCGGCATGGACGGCGCGGTGATCAGCGTGGCCAGCATGGTGGCCGGCGCGGTGACCAACCCGTTCGGGGACGGGTTCTACCAGGGcgaccgcgccgcgccgctggaGGCCGCCACGGCGTGCGCGGGCGTCTACGCTAGCGGCGCCTACCCCGGGTACGCCGGGCGGCTGCTGGTGGACGCGGCGACGGGCGCCAGCTACAACGCGCacggcgcgcgcgggaggaagTACCTGCTGCCGGCGCTGTTCGACCCCGACACGTCGGCGTGCTCCACGCTGGTGTAG